TGAGATTGAGAACAATTGGATGGTGTCGTTTAAATATAAAGATAATCAGTTCGTAAAAGGATCAATAGAACGAGTAATTGACGAGCATATAAAGGGCTTTACAATAGTCGACAATAACATAGTTGCTGTGGTTTCAACAAAAAAGGGCTTGTTAGAAGATGTAAAGGAGACAACAGATATAGTTGATTTTGGTCTTTAGCCAGTGCTAGGTGATCTGATCACAGGCTCGGGCTTGCTACGCCAGACGGGTGGCCCAGTCGAGGTCGGTGTGTTGCTCTCTGAAATAGGAATCGAAGGCCTGCACAAGGAGCAATAGAGTCGACATCTTGTACAGGCGGCAGGTTTGCCGCTCCGACAAGATGCGCTACGCTGTCTATTGGCATCAGCCGGTGGGTTCAGTCAAACTTCAAGAACGGGCTCCCAGTTGCGGATGTTGCCACTCCAGCGTTCCGGATGCCGGGCCTTGGCCTCTTCGTACACGCGCCGCTGAGCGGCCAGGATGTCGTGGTCTTCACCGCCGTGCCGCCGGCAAGGAGGGACAAAACGGATGGCGCTGTGCTGGTGATCATGATTCTACCAGCGCACAAATTCAAGTACCCAACGCCGGGCCTCTTCGAGGCTCTCAAACCCGCGGCACGGATAGTCCCGCCGCTATTCGACCGTCCTGAACAGGGCATCCGAATAGGGATTGGCGTCACTGACGTGCGGGCGGCCGTAAGAGGTGGTGACCCCCAATGCTTCCAGTTTCGCCCGCAGGGTGAAGCTTTTCTGTGGCGCGCCGTTGTCTTGGTGAAGTACCGGCGGCGACGCGGTGCAGCCTTTAGACAAAATCGCTTTATGGACCAAAATGCCGGCATTGAAGCCAGACTCCTCAGCGTGGACCTACCCCAGCCGACAATTTTTCGGCTGAAGACATCTATGATCATGTACAGGTAGAAGAATATTCCGCTGACAAGTGTAGGCAAATACGTAATGTCCCACGACCACACCTGGTTCGGCCCCGTGGCACAGTAGCCTTTAGGAGGCGTGCTCGCCTGCGGTTTCCGGCTGCGGCCCCGGTGATGTTGCTCGTCAGCCTCGCGCAAAAGCAGCTAGAAGCTCGACTCTGAGGCTATCTAAACGCCCTGATCGGCCAATTTGGGCACGATCTGCCCCGGAGGAAGGCCGGCATATCGAGGATTATGGCAAGCGCTCAAAACGGTCTTTCGCTCCTCCGACGACAGCTTGTTTGCTGGAGCCGGCCGTGGCACCTCAGGTCGCAGGTCGGTTCTCACCTAGCCGTCTCTGGTCCAGCGCTGATAGGTACGCGCGGTTATCCCCAGCTCCCGGCACGCCGGCTCCAGCCGCGCACCGATCTTACGGGCCTCTTCGATCAGCTCGACAGCTCGACGGCGATCCGGGGCGCTGATCATTCGCCCTCGGGCTCCCCCCAGATCGCCTCGGCTTTTTTTCGAAGCACCATCAGTGCCGCCGCTTCGGCCAGTGCCTTCTCCTTGCGGTGCAGCTCGCGTTCGAGCCGGCGGATGCGCTTGCGATCGGCCTTCTGTTCGCTTTTTAGCCGGCGGTTCACTTCGCGGTCCCAGTCGTTGGCCGTCTCGCAGGCCCTGCGCCACCGGGCCAACTGCTCGGGATACAGCCCCTTCCGGCGACAGTAGTCGGCCAGCTCGGCCTCGTTCATGCCGGCACTCTCGGCAACGGTATTGAACTTCTCCTGCGCGCTCCACCCCTCGGGCCCCCTATCCGAGTCGGGCAGCAACAGGCCCCGCTCGCGCGCCTGCCGGCGCCAGAGGTACAGAGTCGCGTCGCTGATGCCTTCCTCCCTGGCCGGCTCGATGATCGACCGGTTGTGCGGCGGCATCATCTTTTTCAGAACAGCTTCTTTACGCTCTTTGGAATATTGCATGATCCGATCCTCCATCGCCCCCAAGAAATTCGATTGTAGATGGATTTAGATCATGCGATAACTATCCTGCCACAGGGAGGATCTGCACCCATAGGAATTCCGCTACGCTACATTGCCGCCGCGTCTGTCTTGATATGCTTTGCGGCATTATGTATCTTGATCAAGATTTTGTATCAATATAAACTTTTTTGAATTCGGAGGTGCATTGTGAAAATTATAGTAATTTTGGGAAGTCCAAGAAGAAAAGGGAACACAGCCAAAATGGTGTCCATGTTTGAAGATAAAGTTAAGGAGAATCATGAAATAGAAATTATTAACATCAGCAAGTATAATATAGGTGGCTGTCTTGGATGTTATAGATGCCAGGAAAAGAAAGATGAACCCGGATGCGTTCAAAAAGATGATGCATTGTTGATATTTGACAAATTAATCCAAGCTGATGCAATTGTGTATGCTTCCCCATTATATTGGTGGAGTTTTACTTCTCAAATAAAACCCCTGATTGACAGGCATTTTTGCCTTGTCAAAGGCTATGGTACACCTGACTACACGTCCCTTATTAGCGATAAACCTGCGGCCTTACTTGTTACCTGCATGGGGCCGATCGAACGCAATTGTGACGCTATACAGAGTATTTTTAACGGTATTTGTGAATATGCCAAGTTAGCATCAAAAGGGAATTATATTTTACCATTTTGTACAACGCCTGATGAAATTGGAGCTAATGGGGAAGAGCTTGCCGAAAATCTGGCAAACGCGATTACCGGAAATTAATACAATTAGATAACGTACAAGTTAACGTGCATTGAACAGAGATTAAGTATCAGTATTGCGAGAAGCGTCGTAAGCCTAACGAGAGCATTAAGGGCGACGGCAAAAAGACGCGGCCCCTTATGCCCGACATTCGCGGCACGTCTCCGGCGCGCCGCGAATGGGGCGAGCTGAGCTTCGCTCCAGCGCCTATTCTTGAGGCCGCCGCAGGCGGCCCTTCGAACAATCGCTGGAGCACTTAACGGCCTAAGAACGGCAACAGGGATGCCGTCTTAGGCCGTATGTCCTCAGCTCGCCCCGTTAAGCAACATAAACCAAAAGGAGAGAAAATGAGCAACTGGGACGAACTGTTACGAAGCATGACATTTGATTTCTTCGCAAGCGGCGGACACAAGATCGAAATGGAAAACCTGCTTGCGACGAAAGATGCAATCTTTCTAGATGTGAGATCCCGCCAAGAGTGGGAATCACTTCAGATTAGACTGGAACATCACATACGGGTTCTATGGATTCCGATTGATGAAATCCCAAATCGTCATAACGAGATACCTCGTGATAAAACCGTCGGCGTTTTTTGCTCTGCTGGCACCCGTTCTACCATCGTATACATGTATCTACGCTCCCTTGGTTATGAAAACGTGCGTATTACCGCCAGCAATTATGATGCAATCACCAGTCAGCTATTGCCGGGGAAATTGTACAAGGCAATTGGCAATCACAAAATTGAACAGGAGAGGCACTAATCGTAATGCACACTTTTATAGTTATCGCTATCATTTTTGCCCTCACGGTAGTCATGATCATGAGCGGACGCGGCGGCGGCAACTTTTATGTAGCGGCGCTTGTCTTTTCGGGAGTCCCGATGCACACAGCTTCCACAACCAGCCAGTTCATTCTGCTTGTAAGCGCGTTAATGGGAGCCGTTGTCTTTGGGAAGGCAAGGACGATGTCTTGGCCGCTGGTATTCTTCTTTGGTGGCCTGAACGCAACGCTGGCCTTTATCGGAGGGTTCATGGCCCATTCGTTCGGCGGTACGACATTGAAAACAGCATTGTCCCTGTTATTGTTCATCGCAGGCGTTGCCATGCTGTTGCCCGAAAAACAGGCACATAAGGTCGCTGTTTCACGCTTTGGTTATTGGAATGTCAAGGAAGGCATCAATCAATATGTCATCAATTTGTGGGTCGCTGTGCCCTTAACCATGGTTACCGGTTTTTTCTCTGGGATGGTAGGAATTTCAGGGGGATCATTCCTTGTCCCGTTGATGGTTGTTGGGTGTGGCGTAATGATGCGTACTGCTGTCGGTACAGCGACAGCCATGCAAGCGGCAACTGCGTTGACTGGATTTGCTGGCAACGCTTTGCATGGAGGGTTTGACCCGGCGTTGGCGATTCCGTGTGGAGCGGTGGCAGTAATAGGCGGGCTGATCGGCAGTAGAATTGCGCTAAAGACAAAACCGAAAAGCCTGAAAATCATTTCCGGAATTCTCACGATAGCAGCCGCGATATTTATGCTGGTGAATGCACTCTCGGGTAAGTGACGCACCGCAATGCCGGGGTTAAATGCATATAAAGACGGGTTGCCTAACCACTACATGGAGCGGATCGGCGAAAAAAGGCGCTTCGCCGTCGGCGACACGCTGCTGGGACGCATCACGCCATGCCTCGAGAACGGTAACACGGCGTTTGTTGACTTCCTCCAGAACGGAGTGGGTGAAAAGCACAAGCACCGCTGGACCGAGTCGTTTCGCGACAAGGAAGCCTACCTTCCCGACGACATCAGCGCCACCTGGGACCAGCCCATGGAGGTCCGGCAGCAGTTCTGCCGCAAGGCAAAGATCGAGCACCGTGGCCAGATGCATGCTCCTTCAGCACTAGAGGAGTTGCCCCTATGAACGCTGAAGAACTGTGCAGAAAGTTGCGTACTGCGGGTCCCCCGCTCTTCGAATGCAGCTCCGCTTGGTCGGCTATCGGGTCAAATCCCTGCGCGGCACCCAGTTTCGCATCTGGGCGATGCTGACCCTGCGCGAGGACCTTGCGTCGTGCGCCGAGGCCGGGACCCTATTCGGCCAGGAGCGCGGCGATGCTCTGGCCGGGATCCTCGGGGCCGTCGAGCAGACCTTCGGTGGTGAGCCGCGCCTCACCGACAACGCGATGGTGGCGCTGGAGCTGCTCATCGCCGGGCGCATCGTCCGCGAGCCGGCGATGGAGAACCCGACCGTCGTTGTGCTCACCGCTCGCAACCATCTGGCCGATCAGCTCTTCGGCACATTTGTTCAGGCCGCTCGGATAATGCGCCGGATCATCCAGGCAACCAAAAGGAAGGCCAGAAGCCAGCCGAGCCACCGCCCTCCGGCATGGGTCAATCCCGGCACCACGCGTTTCACGTGGTTTATGGGAATGGCGAAACCGATCCCTACGCTGGAGCCGGTGGGGCTCAAAATGGCGGTGTTGATGCCCACCAGTTTCCCGGCGGAATCCACCAGCGCACCTCCCGAGTTGCCGGGGTTCACGGCGGCGTCGGTCTGGATGAGCCCTCGAAAGACTCCGCCGTCGCTCCGGAGGTCCCGGTTCAACTGGCTCACAATTCCCACGGTCAGTGTCTGGCCCAGCCCAAAGGGATTCCCTATGGCGAAAACCTTTCGGCCCACCTCCAGTTCGTCCGAATTCCCCAGGGCGATGGGCGCCAAGGTGCGGTCTTCGGCGTGAATGCGGATGACGGCCAGGTCGCTTTCGGGCGACGTGCCAACAACCTCCGCTTCCCAGTGGGACCCGTCACTCAGGGTGACACCCAGAGCGCGAGCGCCGGCGATCACATGATAATTCGTAACGATGGTTCCCTCGGCGTCGAGGATGACGCCGGAACCGGCACCGGAGGTCGGCACCGGCCGGAAAAAGAAGTCGAATTGCAGCACCTCGGCTGTGATGTTCACCACCGAAGGAGCCACCCGTTGATAAACGTCGATGGTATTCTTCTCTTCACCGGTGAAGGCGAAGGAGGCGCCGTAATGTGCCATCAGGAGGAAGCACAAAAACGTTGCAGCCAACAAGCGGCGGGGGCCCGTCTTTTCGGTCCTTTTCAGCGTCGGCATGGGTCACTCGCAAAGGAAGTGCGACCACCCCCGCACTTTACCAGAGCCTTCCGGAGGTCGCAAAGTTTTGGTAGCGTAAAAAAATAATAGACCTGATGTTTGATGCCGAATTCTATTTCCCCTCCCCTTGTGGGAGCGGATTAAGGGGAGGGGGGAGACGGGGATTTTTTGACCTTCGTCAGCCTTTTTGCTTAAGGAGTCCACTTTAGAACGCTACCAAAGTTTTATCATGCGCCTCGCCCGGTGACGGTCCCCGCCCGCGCACCCCCACGTCGAGCCGGAACCGCCTGGCGGGGTCCCTCTCCGGACTGCAATCACCCGCGGGCCTGTCATCGACCGACCCACTGGAGCACTCCCCAGACGCACACATGAGCATAAAGACCCGCCGCCACGTCGTCGGCCACGATTCCCAAACCTCCCCCAAGACGTCTGTCCAGAACCGAAACCGGCCACGGTTTCCAGATGTCGAAAAGCCGAAAGGCCACAAACCCCGTCGCCAGGGAAAGCGGGGACACCGGAAGCCCCACCATGGTCACCAGATAGCCCACCAGTTCGTCGATCACCACCTGGCGGGGATCATCGTCTTCCAGAACCGACGCCGCCCGGGCACTCGCAAGGCAGGCCAGAAAAAAAACCAGGACCACCACACCGTAGTCCCACGGAGCGGAAAGGAAAGAGAGAAGCACCGCGGAGGGAACCCCGACGACCGCGGTCGCAACCGTCCCCGGCGCCGGGGAAACCGTCCCCACGCCGCACAAGCGCGCCACGGCCAGCCAGAAACCAGACGCCCGCCCCATTCCGAAACTCCCTTTCACAGATTGGCCTTTATGGGTGGCATTTGAGCATGGTAGGGTTATCATGAGCGAAACGGCGGGAACAAGGTTTTTTCTCCGCGTTTCCGACCGGCAACGAGATCGAAAACCGAGGGCGGGATCATCAGAGGCTTCCGGGCGTGGATCCCGCTCTTTCCAAACGGCGGCATCCCATGAGTTTTTCTTCAGGCAAACCGGAAGGCCCACCCGACTCCCAGAAGGCCTTCTTCCGGATCATCTCTCCCGACGAATACGGCCGCTACGGCATCGACGCGCGGGATGTTCCCATGGGGACGTTCGCGGCGGAAGATCACCCCAACTTTCTTCTCAGCCGGTATG
This is a stretch of genomic DNA from Desulfoglaeba alkanexedens ALDC. It encodes these proteins:
- a CDS encoding flavodoxin family protein; translated protein: MKIIVILGSPRRKGNTAKMVSMFEDKVKENHEIEIINISKYNIGGCLGCYRCQEKKDEPGCVQKDDALLIFDKLIQADAIVYASPLYWWSFTSQIKPLIDRHFCLVKGYGTPDYTSLISDKPAALLVTCMGPIERNCDAIQSIFNGICEYAKLASKGNYILPFCTTPDEIGANGEELAENLANAITGN
- a CDS encoding phosphatidylglycerophosphatase A family protein → MGRASGFWLAVARLCGVGTVSPAPGTVATAVVGVPSAVLLSFLSAPWDYGVVVLVFFLACLASARAASVLEDDDPRQVVIDELVGYLVTMVGLPVSPLSLATGFVAFRLFDIWKPWPVSVLDRRLGGGLGIVADDVAAGLYAHVCVWGVLQWVGR
- a CDS encoding rhodanese-like domain-containing protein, translated to MSNWDELLRSMTFDFFASGGHKIEMENLLATKDAIFLDVRSRQEWESLQIRLEHHIRVLWIPIDEIPNRHNEIPRDKTVGVFCSAGTRSTIVYMYLRSLGYENVRITASNYDAITSQLLPGKLYKAIGNHKIEQERH
- a CDS encoding S1C family serine protease; its protein translation is MPTLKRTEKTGPRRLLAATFLCFLLMAHYGASFAFTGEEKNTIDVYQRVAPSVVNITAEVLQFDFFFRPVPTSGAGSGVILDAEGTIVTNYHVIAGARALGVTLSDGSHWEAEVVGTSPESDLAVIRIHAEDRTLAPIALGNSDELEVGRKVFAIGNPFGLGQTLTVGIVSQLNRDLRSDGGVFRGLIQTDAAVNPGNSGGALVDSAGKLVGINTAILSPTGSSVGIGFAIPINHVKRVVPGLTHAGGRWLGWLLAFLLVAWMIRRIIRAA
- a CDS encoding sulfite exporter TauE/SafE family protein yields the protein MHTFIVIAIIFALTVVMIMSGRGGGNFYVAALVFSGVPMHTASTTSQFILLVSALMGAVVFGKARTMSWPLVFFFGGLNATLAFIGGFMAHSFGGTTLKTALSLLLFIAGVAMLLPEKQAHKVAVSRFGYWNVKEGINQYVINLWVAVPLTMVTGFFSGMVGISGGSFLVPLMVVGCGVMMRTAVGTATAMQAATALTGFAGNALHGGFDPALAIPCGAVAVIGGLIGSRIALKTKPKSLKIISGILTIAAAIFMLVNALSGK